From a single Amphiprion ocellaris isolate individual 3 ecotype Okinawa chromosome 18, ASM2253959v1, whole genome shotgun sequence genomic region:
- the fbxw10 gene encoding F-box/WD repeat-containing protein 10 isoform X2, with product MVVPGSSKSVSGVGLYRDFIGCLPVHLSKRILGLLEEDTLKCCRRVCRYWQHLAQQTMEEVKFRKNIQNQILSMMKMCNNVVSRTYANIVEVLVPVKDDDPEDFHSTTEQKEKPFEAVYAKIKTKTLQMEERNVYCGAYFTKVLLSKEDPHRVLDFRGGSLMATGSQDRLVNLLYVASETRTVATMRGHVGSIQVVLLCEDRDLVITGSRDASIRCWNLKTDKCEMAFYGHTDTISCLDLHAGRLVSGAKDYLVKVWCLDTGKQFEDFNFKHVSPVQCVKISKTTVYSSCVRGLVKLWSMENASLHRVITAHRSPVRCLFFDEWHLLSGDSSGKVMAWSTNCDVKDLCLMTFNHPKEVRSLTLVYLRVVTGCVDGKIRIFNFLTGDCLREITAETETGRILSLHFNDNSILVNSATSVKLYQFAKVFWDYADSAPGDRGDVATRNSLVSEKSPALIRRFPFTSGGTAQVSSPNHNIHSCKSRKPGRTELLYQSCLSTKCQTQSRVPCEAVKPSARLSEKAASERMMKRGPHHPLTRDYILLKVNALQKAQCMDEVSINMERNARLRDSWGPQTTQDPLKERLPQHRDDVLHRKVKTCIPTMKQTISQNMTGRNVSTAPATTRKHQPPIQPHSVNTHRPIKTVDGLIRSATVAPQTPDCMRSRSNPKTGSSLPWINPFNERGGLRVEDSVQTKREVL from the exons ATGGTGGTTCCTGGATCCTCAAAGTCAGTGTCTGGAGTCGGTCTGTACCGAGACTTCATCGGCTGCCTACCTGTCCACCTGTCCAAGAGGATATTAG GCCTGTTGGAGGAGGACACTCTGAAATGCTGCAGGAGGGTTTGTCGGTACTGGCAGCATCTCGCCCAGCAAACCATGGAGGAAGTCAAGTTCAGAAAGAATATTCAGAATCAGATTCTGTCCATGATGAAG ATGTGCAATAATGTAGTCAGTCGTACTTATGCCAACATAGTTGAGGTTCTGGTACCCGTGAAGGACGATGATCCAGAAGATTTTCATTCTACTACTGAGCAAAAg GAGAAGCCGTTTGAAGCCGTTTATGCCAAAATCAAAACCAAAACACTGCAAATGGAGGAGAGAAATGTTTACTGTGGtgcatattttaccaaagtccTGCTGAGCAA AGAAGACCCTCACCGGGTGCTGGACTTCAGAGGAGGATCGCTGATGGCCACCGGCTCTCAGGACCGTCTGGTGAATCTGCTTTATGTGGCTTCAGAAACAAGGACGGTGGCGACGATGAGAGGACACGTTGGCAGCATTCAGGTGGTGCTGCTCTGCGAGGACAGAGATCTGGTGATAACCGGGAGCCGCGATGCGAGTATCAG GTGCTGGAACCTGAAGACAGACAAGTGTGAGATGGCTTTTTATGGTCACACCGACACCATCAGCTGCCTGGACCTCCACGCTGGTAGACTCGTATCAGGAGCCAAAGATTATTTAGTGAAAG TGTGGTGTCTGGACACGGGGAAGCAATTTGAGGATTTTAATTTCAAACACGTCAGCCCTGTCCAGTGCGTAAAGATCAGCAAGACAACCGTCTACAGCAGCTGTGTTCGGGGCCTGGTCAAGCTGTGGAGCATGGAAAATGCGTCACTGCACAGG GTGATTACTGCCCACAGAAGTCCAGTAAGATGCCTGTTCTTCGACGAATGGCACCTCCTATCCGGCGACTCGTCTGGAAAGGTCATGGCATGGAGCACCAACTGTGATGTGAAGGACTTATGTCTCATGACATTCAACCACCCAAA GGAGGTAAGATCTCTGACTCTGGTTTACCTCCGTGTTGTCACCGGCTGCGTGGACGGAAAAATTCgcatttttaatttcctcaCTGGAGACTGTTTGAGAGAAATCACTGCAGAGACTGAAACAGGTCGAATACTATCCCTGCACTTCAATGACAACAG TATTTTAGTCAACTCGGCAACCAGTGTGAAGCTCTACCAGTTTGCCAAAGTGTTCTGGGATTACGCAGATTCAGCTCCAGGAGATCGGGGCGACGTGGCGACTCGGAACAGTTTGGTTTCTGAGAAATCTCCGGCTTTGATCAGAAGGTTTCCTTTTACCTCTGGTGGCACAGCACAGGTGTCTTCACCCAACCACAACATTCACAGCTGTAAAAGCAGGAAACCAGGAAGAACTGAGCTGCTGTACCAGAGCTGTTTGTCTACCAAATGTCAGACACAAT CCAGAGTTCCCTGTGAGGCCGTTAAACCATCAGCGAGGCTGAGCGAGAAGGCAGCAAGTGAACGGATGATGAAGAGGGGTCCTCATCATCCTCTGACTCGTGACTACATCCTCCTCAAGGTTAACGCCTTGCAGAAGGCGCAGTGCATGGATGAAGTCAGCATCAACATGGAGAGAAACGCCAGACTGCGAGATTCATGGGGTCCTCAAACAACCCAGGATCCCCTAAAGGAGCGTCTGCCACAGCACAGGGATGATGTTCTCCACAGGAAGGTCAAGACCTGCATCCCAACTATGAAGCAAACTATCAGCCAAAACATGACAGGCAGAAATGTTTCCACTGCCCCCGCCACCACGAGGAAACACCAGCCACCCATCCAGCCACACAGCGTCAACACACACAGGCCAATCAAAACAGTGGATGGACTCATTAGAAGTGCCACAGTGGCGCCGCAGACTCCTGATTGCATGAGATCACGATCTAATCCAAAAACTGGTAGCAGCCTGCCCTGGATTAACCCGTTTAATGAGCGGGGAGGGTTGAGGGTCGAAGACTCGGTCCAAACCAAGAGGGAAGTCCTGTAG